DNA sequence from the Malus domestica chromosome 06, GDT2T_hap1 genome:
TGAAAGATTATTTCATCGAGTGTCCGAGATATCCTGCTCATGATTTTCAGAGGTGGTTTCGGATGAGGAGAGAACTTTTTGAAAGCATCTTGAACGTAGTTGTCAATCATGACCACTACTTTGCAAGGAAGATAGATGTCGTAGGCCGACAAAGTCTATCACCTCATCAAAAGCTCACATCTGCATTTCGGATGCAAGCTAATGGGTGCTCTGTAGACTCAACTGACAAGAATTGCTGACTTGCGGAGACTACTACTATTGACAACCTGAAGCACTTCTGTAAGACAATTGAAGCCATATATGGAGCCACATACCTCCGTAAGCCATTTCGTGAA
Encoded proteins:
- the LOC139197181 gene encoding uncharacterized protein — protein: MINAEAEFANSFMQYEHHAESSYRGSVTEGSFVQRDREECHDRMMKDYFIECPRYPAHDFQRWFRMRRELFESILNVVVNHDHYFARKIDVVGRQSLSPHQKLTSAFRMQANGCSVDSTDKNC